Proteins encoded within one genomic window of Companilactobacillus sp.:
- a CDS encoding SDR family oxidoreductase gives MTEDKKVIVITGASSGIGENTAKLLASQGNELVLGARRENRLKEIVKDIEDAGGSAIYQVTDVTVLTDVQQLADAAIEKYGRIDVWMNNAGLMPRSELIKGRVDEWDKMIDVNIKGTLYGIDAVLPMMRKQKFGQIINIASVAGHAVSIGSSVYSATKFAVRAISEGLRKEEAAAKSNIRITVISPGAIATELTDHVKDPETKANLDKFYADYAVSADRVASAIAYAIDAPADTAMNEIVIRPTSQQ, from the coding sequence ATGACTGAAGATAAAAAAGTTATTGTCATCACTGGAGCATCCAGTGGTATTGGTGAAAATACTGCCAAACTTTTAGCTAGTCAAGGCAACGAATTGGTCCTTGGCGCAAGACGTGAGAATCGCTTAAAAGAAATCGTTAAAGATATCGAAGACGCAGGTGGTTCGGCCATTTATCAAGTCACTGACGTGACTGTTTTAACTGACGTTCAACAATTAGCCGATGCTGCAATTGAAAAATATGGTCGGATCGATGTTTGGATGAATAACGCCGGTCTCATGCCACGTTCTGAATTGATCAAGGGACGTGTCGATGAATGGGACAAGATGATCGATGTTAATATCAAAGGTACTTTATATGGTATCGATGCTGTCTTGCCAATGATGCGTAAGCAAAAGTTCGGACAGATCATCAACATTGCTTCCGTTGCTGGACATGCCGTCAGCATTGGCTCCAGTGTTTATTCAGCAACCAAATTTGCTGTCCGTGCCATCAGCGAAGGACTTCGTAAAGAAGAAGCTGCTGCAAAAAGCAATATTCGTATCACGGTTATTTCTCCAGGAGCAATCGCAACTGAATTGACCGACCACGTTAAAGATCCCGAAACAAAAGCAAATCTAGATAAATTCTATGCTGACTATGCAGTCAGTGCGGACCGCGTCGCCAGTGCAATCGCCTATGCAATCGATGCACCAGCTGACACTGCCATGAATGAGATTGTCATTCGTCCAACTAGCCAACAATAA
- a CDS encoding glucose-1-dehydrogenase — MYSDLNGKVAVVTGGSKGIGNAIAKRFGGEHMSVVINYHTDEVGAQKAAKVVEDEGGRAAIVQADISTEEGNKKLLDTAIHEFGGLDVWVNNAGMEIKSPTHKVSLEDWDKVIAVDQRGVFLGSKTALDYFVSNDKKGNIINMSSVHEQIPWPTFASYAAAKGGVKLFTKTIAMEYANQNVRVNAIGPGAINTPINAEKFADKKQYDKTVSMIPMDRIGTPEEVAAGAAWLASDESSYVTGITLFIDGGMTLYPAFKDGEG; from the coding sequence ATGTACTCAGATTTGAATGGAAAAGTTGCCGTCGTAACTGGCGGATCGAAAGGAATCGGCAATGCTATCGCTAAGCGTTTTGGCGGCGAACATATGTCGGTCGTAATCAATTATCATACTGATGAGGTAGGTGCTCAAAAGGCTGCCAAGGTCGTTGAAGATGAAGGTGGACGTGCAGCCATTGTGCAAGCTGATATCAGTACTGAAGAAGGAAACAAAAAGTTGTTGGACACAGCTATTCATGAATTTGGTGGACTAGATGTGTGGGTCAACAATGCCGGAATGGAAATCAAGTCTCCAACTCACAAGGTTTCTTTGGAAGATTGGGACAAAGTAATTGCAGTTGACCAACGAGGCGTCTTTTTAGGATCAAAGACAGCTTTGGATTACTTTGTATCTAACGACAAGAAGGGCAATATCATCAATATGTCTTCAGTCCACGAACAAATTCCTTGGCCAACATTTGCTAGTTATGCAGCAGCTAAAGGCGGAGTAAAACTATTTACGAAGACAATCGCTATGGAATATGCGAACCAAAATGTCAGAGTAAATGCCATCGGACCAGGAGCAATCAACACACCAATCAACGCTGAAAAATTTGCCGATAAGAAACAATACGACAAGACAGTCTCAATGATCCCAATGGACAGAATCGGAACACCAGAAGAAGTAGCAGCAGGAGCAGCCTGGCTAGCATCAGACGAATCCAGCTACGTAACCGGAATAACATTATTCATAGACGGAGGAATGACACTATACCCAGCATTTAAAGATGGGGAAGGCTAA
- the icd gene encoding NADP-dependent isocitrate dehydrogenase, protein MAAEKITKQNGKLQVPDNPIIPFIAGDGIGPEIWAAAKDVFDSAVQKAYHGKKKVEWKQLLAGEAAFDKTGEWLPQETVDTLIDNLVAIKGPLTTPIGKGHRSINVTLRQKLDLYACYRPVKYFDGSPSPVVHPERVDIDVFRENTEDIYAGIDFVSGSKEAEGLLKLLDENGQLDKVRFPKTSNFAIKPVSEEGSKRIIHAAIEYAFDHNLQHVTLVHKGNIMKKTEGSFKQWGYEEAATYGDKIFSMNTYDQIKADKGKKAADDALTAAEYSGRLIVNDVITDNFFQQSLLHPENFDVVVTMNLNGDYISDALAAQVGGIGISPGGNINYETGQAIFEATHGTAPQFAGQNKLNPTSLILSGAMMFAYIGWNEVADLIQKAIAEAIKGKHVTLDFARQLPGSEELSTSEYGNFISKTIEGY, encoded by the coding sequence GTGGCTGCAGAAAAAATCACTAAACAAAATGGTAAGTTGCAAGTTCCCGATAACCCAATAATTCCCTTTATTGCAGGGGATGGGATTGGACCAGAGATCTGGGCTGCTGCAAAAGATGTCTTCGACAGTGCAGTTCAAAAAGCTTATCACGGTAAGAAAAAAGTTGAATGGAAACAATTATTAGCCGGCGAAGCAGCTTTTGATAAGACTGGCGAATGGTTGCCACAGGAAACGGTTGATACTTTGATTGATAACTTAGTTGCTATCAAAGGTCCTTTGACGACGCCAATCGGTAAAGGTCACCGTTCGATCAACGTAACATTGCGTCAAAAATTAGACTTGTATGCTTGCTATCGTCCAGTGAAATATTTCGATGGTTCACCTTCACCAGTGGTGCATCCAGAACGTGTCGATATTGATGTATTCCGAGAAAATACTGAGGATATCTACGCGGGGATCGACTTTGTTTCCGGCAGTAAGGAAGCCGAAGGTTTGTTGAAATTGTTAGACGAAAACGGTCAGCTAGATAAAGTTCGTTTTCCTAAGACATCTAACTTTGCCATCAAACCCGTGTCTGAAGAAGGTTCCAAACGAATTATTCACGCTGCGATCGAGTATGCTTTTGATCACAACTTGCAGCACGTGACGCTAGTTCATAAGGGCAATATCATGAAGAAGACCGAAGGCAGCTTTAAACAGTGGGGCTATGAAGAAGCCGCCACTTATGGCGATAAGATTTTTTCAATGAATACTTATGACCAGATCAAAGCCGATAAGGGGAAAAAAGCGGCCGACGATGCACTGACCGCTGCTGAGTATTCTGGTCGTTTGATCGTAAACGATGTGATCACTGATAATTTCTTCCAGCAGTCATTATTGCACCCGGAAAACTTTGACGTGGTCGTAACTATGAACTTGAATGGAGATTACATCTCTGACGCTTTAGCTGCTCAAGTTGGTGGTATCGGGATTTCTCCTGGTGGCAATATCAATTACGAAACTGGACAAGCAATTTTTGAAGCAACGCACGGTACTGCACCTCAATTTGCTGGTCAAAATAAGTTGAATCCAACTTCGTTGATCTTGTCAGGTGCGATGATGTTCGCTTATATTGGTTGGAATGAAGTCGCTGATTTGATTCAAAAAGCTATCGCAGAAGCCATCAAGGGTAAGCATGTAACGCTCGACTTTGCTCGCCAGTTACCAGGTTCAGAAGAACTTAGCACTAGTGAGTATGGTAATTTTATTTCAAAAACAATTGAAGGATACTAA
- a CDS encoding TetR/AcrR family transcriptional regulator: MVGIKNNRRTQYTKKVIKEAVLSLLEDNSPETITVIDVCKIADVNRSTFYRYYDDIYACIDEIEGEFIDDLKIPDNMTPMEGLRALLEAFYKNPILSNLAFVEGKTKLLERLHDAIDKNHPTPKHQLILTPYTEIYVMTGMQGVLRKWVKGGLKETPAELTQIIWKLFFAEDVRELFDIEDIK; encoded by the coding sequence ATGGTCGGGATCAAAAATAATCGCCGGACACAGTATACTAAAAAAGTTATTAAAGAAGCGGTCCTATCACTTTTAGAGGATAATTCGCCAGAGACAATTACCGTGATTGATGTCTGTAAAATTGCCGATGTTAACCGGTCGACTTTTTACAGATATTACGATGATATTTATGCTTGCATTGATGAAATTGAGGGCGAATTTATCGATGACCTGAAAATTCCAGACAATATGACTCCAATGGAGGGATTGCGAGCATTACTTGAAGCATTTTATAAAAATCCGATTCTGAGCAATCTGGCCTTCGTTGAAGGTAAGACTAAGCTATTAGAAAGATTACATGACGCAATCGATAAAAATCATCCAACACCTAAACATCAACTGATTTTGACTCCTTATACAGAAATCTACGTGATGACTGGTATGCAAGGCGTTTTACGCAAGTGGGTCAAAGGTGGCTTGAAAGAAACGCCAGCTGAATTAACTCAGATTATTTGGAAATTGTTCTTTGCTGAGGATGTTCGTGAGTTGTTTGATATTGAGGATATAAAATAA
- the cobT gene encoding nicotinate-nucleotide--dimethylbenzimidazole phosphoribosyltransferase produces the protein MIPISPATISHQAELDMQTKLDKLAKPIAGLGNLESLAVKLAGIQQTIDIKVSKRCCLLFSADHGVVEEEVSATPKQVTALQSINSVDRTTTIGVLTKLFNCDLKVTDVGVDYDFNDPRIIDRKIAYGTKNMVHESAMTRQQAELSIKIGMEIAEQAIEEGNDVLLIGELGIANTSSASAIIAAALDVPAEKVVGRGSNISDQRLIHKTEIVQKALADRKPAKDDALDILSQVGGFEIGAMAGAIIAAANAGVPIILDGFLTYSSCILAQKFIPDIGKHVIASHASHELGTQIALKALNLEANYNLDLAVGEGSGAALLLPWLDAIDNLLKNMTTLKNLNVHFTK, from the coding sequence ATGATACCGATCTCACCTGCCACTATTTCTCATCAAGCTGAACTGGATATGCAAACAAAGTTAGATAAACTCGCTAAACCGATTGCTGGCTTAGGAAATTTGGAATCCTTAGCCGTCAAACTGGCCGGAATTCAACAAACTATCGACATAAAAGTAAGTAAACGATGCTGTCTACTTTTTTCGGCCGATCACGGTGTGGTTGAAGAAGAAGTTTCCGCAACTCCTAAGCAAGTCACAGCATTGCAGTCCATCAATTCAGTCGACCGGACGACTACCATTGGCGTTCTAACCAAATTGTTCAACTGCGATTTAAAGGTGACCGACGTTGGCGTTGATTACGACTTCAATGATCCACGTATTATCGACCGAAAAATTGCCTACGGAACAAAGAATATGGTCCATGAATCTGCCATGACTAGACAGCAAGCTGAGCTTTCGATCAAAATCGGCATGGAGATTGCTGAGCAAGCAATTGAGGAAGGAAACGATGTTCTTTTGATCGGCGAATTGGGAATTGCTAATACGAGTTCAGCCAGTGCAATCATCGCAGCCGCTTTAGACGTTCCTGCTGAAAAAGTCGTCGGTCGTGGATCAAACATTTCTGATCAAAGATTGATCCACAAAACTGAAATAGTTCAAAAAGCTTTAGCTGATCGAAAACCCGCTAAAGATGACGCGCTAGATATTTTAAGCCAAGTCGGTGGATTTGAAATCGGAGCGATGGCTGGTGCTATCATTGCTGCTGCTAATGCTGGCGTTCCAATTATTCTAGACGGATTCTTGACCTACTCTTCCTGCATCTTAGCCCAGAAATTCATCCCTGATATTGGAAAGCATGTCATTGCATCTCATGCCTCGCACGAACTAGGAACTCAAATCGCCCTAAAGGCTTTGAATCTGGAAGCCAACTACAATTTGGATCTAGCAGTCGGCGAAGGTTCAGGTGCAGCTTTACTGTTGCCTTGGTTAGATGCAATCGACAATCTGTTAAAAAACATGACTACTTTGAAAAATTTGAATGTGCATTTTACAAAATAA
- a CDS encoding FAD-binding protein — protein sequence MVSQHNIARWDATYDVVVLGFGGAGATAARFAADDGAKVLLVDSAPEGHEGGNTRYAAQLINTGKDFDEEKKYYKHLTGPMDLDEDMIDTYVEGMVDMPNYMKKYLGVDEPTSGKELFGDSPIYKPVLWEYPEYDGGQTNDVLMMHKGIWDAALWKNLRQQVMDRSDKIDVWFKSPAKHLIQDPITQEIIGVQIEREHVIRNIRAKNGVVMTMGGFENNKQMMQDYTGAYKAAPLGSIYNKGDGIHMAEEVGADMWHMRNYEALGMLHGLAFDVPEGERAQLILDFPEVFTGSIITVGDDGSRYFNESENNRHGHIFQNGHWNVPETNVHPYLIFDQAQYDAIKNKEELPYKDFFKVLTKADSIKDLAKAIDVDPKTLNKTVKDFNKFAKDGEDYAFGRDPKTMSPLENGPFYAAPLTHDVLNTQGGARRNTHCEVLDPNGDLIPHLYSAGEFGGINANEYQGGQNLAECLIFGKIAGENAAVPKATSQLSTPLEQTSVPVEAAPTSNLGSDNADSDKEFTTADNQYLGKSNSGMGGEVVVRVTVDDNQNIKNVEILQQSESDDVASDALAELPKRIVEKNTYDVDSVSGASASSRAIKDAVKDAMTKVGQPA from the coding sequence ATGGTTAGTCAACATAATATTGCACGCTGGGACGCAACTTATGACGTTGTAGTTCTCGGTTTCGGTGGTGCCGGTGCAACTGCTGCACGTTTCGCTGCCGACGATGGAGCAAAGGTATTGCTCGTTGATTCAGCACCAGAGGGACATGAAGGTGGAAACACGCGTTATGCCGCTCAATTGATCAATACTGGTAAAGATTTCGACGAGGAAAAGAAGTATTACAAACACCTGACTGGCCCTATGGACCTCGATGAAGATATGATCGACACTTATGTAGAAGGTATGGTCGACATGCCTAACTACATGAAAAAATATTTAGGCGTGGACGAACCAACTAGTGGTAAAGAACTGTTTGGCGACAGCCCAATTTATAAGCCTGTACTTTGGGAGTATCCAGAATATGATGGTGGGCAAACTAACGACGTCTTAATGATGCACAAAGGTATTTGGGACGCTGCATTGTGGAAGAATCTTCGTCAACAAGTCATGGACCGTTCAGACAAAATCGACGTTTGGTTCAAGTCACCTGCTAAGCATTTGATTCAAGATCCAATCACTCAAGAGATCATTGGTGTTCAAATCGAACGTGAACACGTGATCAGAAACATCCGTGCCAAAAATGGTGTGGTTATGACTATGGGTGGATTTGAAAATAACAAACAAATGATGCAAGACTACACTGGTGCCTACAAGGCTGCCCCACTTGGTTCAATTTACAATAAGGGTGACGGTATCCACATGGCCGAAGAAGTCGGAGCTGACATGTGGCACATGCGTAACTATGAAGCACTAGGCATGTTGCATGGTCTCGCATTCGATGTTCCAGAAGGAGAACGTGCTCAATTGATTTTGGACTTCCCTGAAGTCTTTACTGGAAGTATTATCACTGTTGGTGATGATGGTTCACGTTACTTCAATGAAAGTGAAAATAATCGTCACGGCCACATTTTCCAAAACGGCCACTGGAACGTTCCCGAAACTAACGTTCATCCTTATTTGATTTTTGATCAAGCACAATATGATGCCATCAAGAATAAAGAAGAATTACCTTACAAAGACTTTTTCAAAGTCCTAACTAAGGCTGATTCAATCAAAGATTTAGCTAAAGCAATCGATGTTGACCCTAAGACTTTGAACAAGACTGTCAAAGATTTCAACAAGTTTGCTAAAGATGGCGAAGACTATGCCTTTGGCCGTGATCCTAAGACTATGAGTCCACTCGAAAATGGACCATTCTACGCTGCACCACTTACACATGACGTCTTGAATACTCAAGGTGGAGCTCGTCGTAATACTCACTGTGAGGTCTTGGACCCTAATGGCGATTTGATCCCACACCTATACAGTGCTGGTGAATTCGGTGGTATCAACGCTAATGAATATCAAGGTGGACAAAACTTAGCAGAATGCTTGATTTTCGGTAAGATTGCTGGTGAAAATGCTGCTGTTCCAAAGGCAACTTCACAACTATCAACTCCATTAGAACAAACATCTGTCCCAGTTGAAGCTGCTCCTACAAGTAATCTTGGTAGCGACAATGCCGATTCTGACAAAGAATTTACAACTGCCGACAACCAATATCTTGGAAAAAGCAATTCCGGTATGGGTGGCGAAGTCGTCGTTCGTGTAACCGTTGATGACAATCAAAACATCAAGAATGTTGAGATCTTGCAACAAAGCGAAAGTGACGATGTAGCTTCTGATGCCTTAGCAGAACTTCCAAAACGAATCGTTGAAAAAAACACTTATGACGTTGATTCAGTTTCTGGTGCTTCTGCTTCAAGTCGTGCTATTAAAGACGCCGTTAAAGACGCAATGACAAAAGTTGGACAACCTGCATAA
- a CDS encoding Gfo/Idh/MocA family protein: MEKIGVIGLGNIAQKAYLPVMARLQDKFEWHLTTRNPEKGAELTQKYGFSHHHQTLDELIAEHPLAVFVHTPTKTHAKIIEQLLDAGINVFVDKPVSDDLDEVIHLYDLAKSKGLMLTCGFNRRFAPFNDDLKDLTDKRTITVEKTRTKVLQKPKDAIFDLAIHSVDTALYLLDDQKIDSTQTRIVTDSEGNLAQYYLTIDAENTRINVTTNMESGVNLEKSTVQSTTERASVINLNLLEKYQSDSIQQFHRPDWEDTLYTRGFEPMIMAFLSAVTGKTENPISPESAILSHRICTESLKDI, translated from the coding sequence ATGGAAAAAATTGGCGTAATCGGATTAGGCAATATTGCACAAAAGGCTTATTTACCTGTAATGGCACGTCTTCAGGATAAATTTGAGTGGCATTTAACCACACGTAATCCTGAAAAGGGTGCTGAATTGACTCAAAAATATGGTTTTTCGCATCACCATCAAACACTTGACGAACTAATTGCTGAGCATCCCCTAGCCGTTTTTGTCCATACTCCAACAAAGACTCATGCCAAGATCATCGAACAGTTGTTAGACGCTGGTATTAATGTGTTTGTCGACAAACCCGTTTCTGACGACCTGGATGAAGTCATCCACTTATATGACTTAGCTAAATCAAAGGGATTAATGCTGACTTGTGGATTTAATCGCCGCTTTGCCCCTTTTAACGACGACTTAAAGGATTTAACCGATAAGCGTACGATCACAGTTGAAAAGACTCGGACCAAAGTTTTACAGAAGCCAAAAGATGCCATTTTTGATTTAGCAATTCACTCAGTCGATACCGCTTTGTACTTGCTAGACGATCAGAAAATCGACTCAACTCAGACACGAATCGTTACAGATTCTGAAGGAAATTTAGCCCAGTACTATTTAACGATTGATGCTGAAAACACTCGGATTAACGTCACTACTAATATGGAGAGTGGCGTCAATCTTGAAAAAAGCACTGTTCAATCTACAACAGAGCGTGCCAGTGTGATTAATTTGAACCTATTAGAAAAATATCAAAGCGATTCGATCCAACAATTCCATCGTCCAGATTGGGAAGATACCTTGTATACAAGAGGATTTGAACCAATGATCATGGCATTTTTATCAGCTGTGACCGGGAAGACCGAGAACCCAATCTCACCTGAGTCAGCGATATTGTCGCATCGGATTTGTACGGAATCATTGAAAGATATCTAA
- a CDS encoding aldo/keto reductase — translation MTKLDETYTLNNGIKIPKVAFGTWQMPAEKTRQSVLDALQAGYRHIDTALAYGNEKEVGQAVRDSGIPRDQIYVTSKLPGETKTYEGAKKDFEETFNNLDIDYLDLYLVHAPFPWAEMGKSENIEKYDKANQEIWKALEEIQASGKVKSIGVSNFNVHDLESLLSTAKVTPAVDQIQYYVGYTEPKITKFATDKDILIEAYSPLATGRMLSNPTVERIAEKYDASVAQLAIEFVVQNGALPLPKATQKAHILDNAKLDFEISAEDMEKLNSLKDTAVDMYHHGRQE, via the coding sequence ATGACAAAATTAGATGAAACCTATACTTTAAATAACGGTATTAAGATTCCTAAGGTAGCTTTCGGTACATGGCAAATGCCAGCTGAAAAGACACGCCAATCAGTTTTGGATGCACTTCAAGCCGGATATCGTCACATCGATACAGCTTTAGCTTATGGCAATGAAAAAGAAGTTGGTCAAGCGGTTCGTGATTCAGGAATTCCTCGTGACCAAATTTACGTTACGTCAAAATTACCTGGCGAAACTAAGACATATGAAGGCGCTAAAAAAGATTTTGAAGAAACCTTCAACAATTTGGACATCGATTACCTAGACTTGTACTTAGTCCACGCACCATTCCCATGGGCAGAAATGGGCAAGTCTGAAAATATTGAAAAATATGATAAGGCTAACCAAGAAATTTGGAAGGCACTTGAAGAGATTCAGGCATCTGGAAAAGTTAAGTCGATTGGTGTTTCAAACTTTAATGTTCATGATCTAGAAAGCTTGCTATCAACTGCCAAAGTAACGCCTGCAGTTGATCAAATTCAATATTATGTCGGTTACACAGAACCTAAGATCACTAAGTTTGCTACAGACAAGGACATTTTGATTGAAGCTTACTCACCATTGGCAACAGGTAGAATGTTGAGTAACCCAACAGTTGAAAGAATCGCAGAAAAATATGATGCCAGTGTTGCCCAATTAGCTATTGAGTTTGTTGTCCAAAACGGTGCTTTACCACTACCAAAGGCAACTCAAAAAGCTCATATCTTAGACAATGCCAAGTTAGATTTTGAAATCTCAGCTGAAGATATGGAAAAATTGAACAGTCTAAAAGATACAGCAGTCGATATGTATCACCATGGAAGACAAGAGTAA
- a CDS encoding ABC transporter ATP-binding protein/permease, with protein sequence MLELKHIKKYYYVGDSVTKALDDVSVSFRKQEFVAILGPSGSGKTTMLNGIGGLDIYDSGDLVIKGKSTKDFTEADWDAYRNNSVGFIFQSYNIIGHLSILDNVEMGMTLSGVGNDEKKQKAIAALERVGLGPHIHKRPNQLSGGQMQRVAIARAIANDPEILLCDEPTGALDTETSEEIMKLIKELSEERLVIMVTHNPTLAKEYADRIINFADGKIQNDSNPFTEDEIEDHFELKKTKMTFWTALKLSFTNLKTKKARTALTAFASSIGIISIAIVLALSSGFQKQIDKTQSNTLAQFPVTISQTVTKQSAQATKEKKVSKSKQVTAKLSEQEKATHTNKITSNYQKYIKNMDPDLAKNVTYTYTTGMNLLSKENGKVKTAQFSNADTSSSNSMSGMQAAMASSTGVGVSVYPSSNDGGTSFLKKHYSVLSGSMPKNENDIVLIVDRDNSTNINALKNIGINVKNNQKLDFNKIVGTQLKIVNNNDYYKSTGSGTYAPNTNLSELYNNNNNRTVKISGILRVKSKSSENILSSGIAYSDKLTQDVIQDNKNSDIVKAQKDSETNVLTNASVDKTTKDSLVSYLGGSTKPASILIYPNTFKNKDKVLSYLDKYNKGKSSSDKVIYTDLAGQVSNLTGGLMDAITYVLVAFAGISLVTSMIMIAIITYTSVLERTKEIGILKALGARKKDITRVFDAETTILGVSSGLLGVIIAWLATFPINMLLKSMTDLSNVAQLNPVHAIILIIISTVLTVLGGHIPARMAAKKDAATALRSE encoded by the coding sequence ATGCTTGAATTAAAACATATCAAAAAATACTATTACGTCGGCGACTCCGTTACCAAAGCACTAGATGACGTATCAGTATCTTTTCGAAAACAAGAATTCGTCGCGATCCTAGGACCTAGTGGTTCCGGAAAAACTACCATGCTTAATGGGATCGGTGGCTTAGATATTTATGATTCCGGCGATTTAGTCATCAAAGGAAAATCTACAAAAGACTTTACAGAAGCTGACTGGGACGCATATCGAAATAATTCAGTTGGTTTTATTTTCCAAAGCTACAACATTATCGGACACTTAAGTATCCTTGATAACGTTGAAATGGGAATGACTTTATCCGGTGTCGGAAACGATGAGAAGAAGCAAAAAGCAATTGCTGCTTTGGAACGTGTCGGCTTAGGTCCACACATCCACAAACGTCCTAACCAACTATCAGGTGGACAAATGCAGCGTGTGGCAATCGCTCGTGCCATCGCCAATGACCCAGAAATCCTTTTATGTGACGAACCAACTGGTGCCCTAGATACTGAGACTAGTGAAGAGATCATGAAATTGATCAAAGAACTGTCTGAAGAACGTCTAGTTATCATGGTTACTCACAACCCTACTTTGGCTAAAGAATATGCAGACCGGATCATCAACTTCGCTGACGGTAAGATTCAAAACGATTCTAATCCGTTCACAGAAGATGAAATCGAAGACCACTTTGAATTGAAAAAAACTAAGATGACCTTCTGGACTGCTTTGAAGCTATCATTTACTAACTTGAAAACTAAAAAAGCTCGGACTGCTTTAACAGCCTTTGCTTCCAGTATTGGTATCATCAGTATTGCTATTGTTTTAGCGCTGTCGTCAGGTTTTCAAAAGCAGATCGACAAGACGCAAAGCAATACCTTGGCTCAATTTCCGGTCACAATTTCTCAAACTGTGACAAAGCAATCAGCTCAAGCTACCAAAGAGAAAAAAGTTTCCAAATCTAAACAAGTTACTGCTAAATTAAGCGAGCAAGAAAAAGCTACGCATACTAACAAGATCACCTCCAACTATCAGAAGTACATCAAGAACATGGATCCAGATCTGGCTAAAAACGTGACTTACACTTATACAACCGGTATGAACTTACTCAGCAAAGAAAATGGCAAAGTCAAAACTGCTCAATTCTCAAATGCTGACACTTCATCTAGCAACAGTATGAGTGGCATGCAAGCAGCCATGGCATCATCGACTGGTGTTGGCGTGTCGGTATACCCATCATCAAATGACGGTGGAACTAGCTTTTTAAAGAAGCATTACTCGGTTCTATCAGGTTCAATGCCTAAGAATGAAAATGATATCGTCTTGATCGTTGACCGCGACAACTCGACTAACATCAACGCTTTGAAAAATATTGGCATCAACGTTAAAAATAATCAAAAGCTCGACTTCAACAAAATCGTTGGTACGCAGCTGAAAATCGTTAATAACAATGACTACTACAAATCAACAGGTTCAGGTACTTATGCACCAAATACCAACTTGTCTGAGCTTTACAACAACAATAACAACCGGACAGTTAAAATCTCCGGTATCCTCCGTGTTAAATCAAAATCTTCTGAAAATATCTTGTCTTCAGGAATCGCTTATAGCGACAAGCTGACTCAAGACGTCATTCAAGATAATAAGAATTCTGATATCGTTAAGGCTCAAAAAGACAGCGAAACTAATGTCTTAACTAACGCTTCAGTCGACAAAACTACTAAAGACAGTTTAGTTAGTTACCTTGGTGGCTCAACTAAACCGGCAAGTATTTTGATCTACCCTAATACTTTCAAGAACAAAGATAAGGTCTTGAGTTACCTTGATAAATATAACAAGGGTAAATCTAGCTCAGACAAAGTTATCTACACTGACTTAGCTGGTCAAGTTTCTAACTTAACTGGTGGTCTAATGGATGCTATCACTTACGTCCTAGTAGCCTTTGCCGGAATTTCTCTAGTCACAAGTATGATCATGATTGCAATCATCACTTACACATCCGTACTTGAAAGAACTAAAGAAATCGGTATCTTAAAGGCCTTAGGTGCCCGTAAAAAAGATATCACCAGAGTCTTCGATGCTGAAACCACTATCTTAGGTGTTTCATCTGGACTACTTGGTGTCATCATCGCCTGGCTGGCAACTTTCCCAATTAATATGCTATTGAAGAGTATGACCGACTTATCAAACGTCGCTCAATTAAATCCAGTCCACGCAATCATCTTGATCATCATCAGTACTGTCTTAACAGTGCTAGGTGGTCACATCCCTGCAAGAATGGCAGCTAAAAAAGATGCCGCAACCGCATTGCGTTCTGAGTAA
- a CDS encoding YbjQ family protein, with the protein MKIYTMDRIPNMEITEAKGAVLNEQVFSVDIVTDTLSGLGSIFGGHSSSYTDEYRKGREAVVKGLEEKAEKMGANAIVGLKVQYGQFINSEIMIITVAANGTAVVIEPLK; encoded by the coding sequence ATGAAAATCTATACGATGGATCGAATTCCAAATATGGAAATAACCGAAGCTAAGGGTGCAGTCCTGAATGAACAAGTTTTTTCAGTTGATATTGTAACTGACACGCTTAGTGGGTTAGGTAGTATATTTGGCGGACATTCCTCATCCTATACCGATGAATATCGCAAGGGACGAGAAGCTGTAGTCAAGGGACTCGAGGAAAAAGCAGAGAAGATGGGTGCTAATGCAATCGTCGGCTTGAAAGTTCAATATGGACAGTTTATTAATTCGGAAATCATGATTATCACGGTTGCCGCCAATGGCACCGCTGTTGTAATAGAACCGTTAAAATAA